A region of Diospyros lotus cultivar Yz01 chromosome 3, ASM1463336v1, whole genome shotgun sequence DNA encodes the following proteins:
- the LOC127796915 gene encoding putative respiratory burst oxidase homolog protein H, translated as MDSGNSNNEEPRTWNYQSIASDQQVQVPIDDERPSTLPKDPSVSKRNGLPPRPVPQMGRMQSGAARGIKSLRFLDRVTTGKEGDAWRPIQRRFNTMAVNGGKLPRDKFGVCIGMGDSKEFAAELFDTLARRRKIDATNGITLDELKDFWQDMSNPSLDARLQVFFDMCDKNGDGKLSEEEVTEVIAMSASANKLSNLKKNASTYAALIMEELDPDHLGYIEMWQLESLLRGMVSSDDSRKITNRTETLAKTMIPKQYRSPASKFMSTAVEQIHENWRKIWVLTWWLAINLILFSWKFNVSMHKPAFPILGYCLCFAKGAAEPLKFNMALILLPVCRSTLTKLRETFLGTFIPFDDNINFHKIIALAIAIETFIHTLAHVGCNYPRISSCPENEFTPVLGPAFSYKKPSYTDLIQTIPGMTGILMDILMIFTFMLATHSFRRNVIKLPWPLHHLAGFNSFWYAHHLHVIVYVLLIMHGYFLALTNEWYKKTTWMYLVIPMLIYASERVLTSFYDLNYSVDIIKAVIYTGNVLAIYMTKPLEFKYKSGMYIFVKCPDIASFEWHPFSITSAPGDDYLSVHIRTLGDWTTELKNRFAQVWEPPTTQPRIGSIRQQTKSSFYLAPYLKALPSCGSFPKILIKGPFGAPAQDYKKYDILFLIGLGIGATPMISIIKDILNHMKLRDTKMGNRRGPGRAYFYWVTREQASFEWFKGVMDDVAEYDRDNLIEMHNYLTSVYEEGDARSALVGMVQSLQHAKNGVDIVSESRIRTHFARPNWRKVFSHLAATHQSSRIGVFYCGSATLTKQLRELCHEFSLNTSTRFQFHKENF; from the exons ATGGACAGCGGGAATTCCAACAATGAGGAGCCACGGACATGGAATTACCAGAGCATTGCAAGTGATCAGCAGGTGCAAGTTCCCATCGACGATGAAAGGCCAAGCACACTGCCAAAAGATCCAAGTGTTAGCAAGAGGAATGGATTACCACCTCGTCCGGTGCCTCAAATGGGAAGGATGCAATCAGGGGCTGCAAGAGGGATCAAAAGCTTAAGGTTCCTGGACAGGGTGACCACTGGCAAGGAAGGCGATGCCTGGAGGCCTATTCAGAGGCGCTTCAACACAATGGCAGTCAATGGCGGGAAGCTCCCCAGAGATAAATTTGGAGTCTGCATTG GGATGGGAGACAGCAAGGAATTTGCAGCGGAGTTGTTTGATACCTTGGCAAGACGCAGGAAGATCGATGCAACAAATGGCATAACTCTGGATGAATTAAAAGACTTCTGGCAAGACATGTCAAATCCGTCCCTGGATGCACGGCTTCAGGTCTTCTTTGACAT GTGTGATAAGAATGGTGACGGGAAGTTATCTGAGGAGGAGGTTACAGAG GTGATTGCCATGAGTGCCTCTGCAAATAAGCTGTCAAATCTTAAGAAAAACGCCTCAACTTATGCAGCTTTAATCATGGAAGAGCTTGATCCTGATCACTTGGGATATATCGAG ATGTGGCAACTTGAAAGTCTACTAAGAGGAATGGTGAGCTCTGACGACAGTAGGAAAATAACCAATAGAACAGAAACACTTGCGAAGACAATGATTCCTAAGCAATATAGAAGCCCAGCTAGTAAATTCATGTCTACAGCTGTAGAACAAATCCATGAGAACTGgaggaaaatatgggttctCACATGGTGGTTAGCCATAAACCTTATCCTCTTCAGTTGGAAGTTTAATGTATCCATGCATAAACCAGCATTCCCAATCCTGGGTTATTGTCTatgctttgccaagggtgctgCTGAGCCTCTGAAATTCAACATGGCTCTCATTCTCCTTCCTGTTTGCAGAAGCACTCTCACAAAGCTCAGAGAAACATTCCTTGGCACCTTTATTCCCTTTGACGACAACATAAACTTCCACAAGATAATTGCACTTGCCATCGCAATAGAAACTTTCATTCATACCCTGGCGCATGTAGGTTGTAATTATCCAAGAATATCATCTTGCCCTGAAAATGAATTCACACCAGTTCTTGGACCGGCCTTCAGTTACAAGAAACCCAGTTACACGGACTTGATTCAAACTATTCCAGGCATGACAGGCATTTTGATGGACATTCTCATGATTTTCACCTTCATGCTGGCAACGCATTCATTCAGGAGAAATGTGATCAAATTGCCATGGCCTCTCCACCATTTGGCAGGGTTTAATTCATTCTGGTATGCACACCATTTGCATGTCATTGTGTACGTCCTCTTGATCATGCATGGTTACTTCTTAGCCCTAACCAATGAGTGGTACAAGAAGACG ACATGGATGTATCTTGTGATCCCTATGCTTATCTATGCTAGTGAGAGAGTTCTAACATCATTTTACGATCTCAATTACAGCGTCGACATCATCAAG GCTGTGATATACACAGGAAATGTTCTGGCAATATACATGACCAAACCCCTGGAATTTAAGTACAAAAGTGGAATGTACATATTTGTTAAGTGTCCAGACATAGCAAGTTTTGAATG GCATCCCTTCTCTATAACTTCTGCACCTGGAGATGACTACTTAAGTGTTCACATCCGAACATTAGGAGACTGGACTACAGAGCTTAAAAACAGATTTGCACag GTCTGGGAACCTCCAACTACGCAACCAAGAATTGGAAGTATAAGACAGCAAACTAAA TCAAGCTTTTATCTGGCACCATATCTAAAAGCTCTTCCATCTTGTGGCAGCTTTCCAAAGATCCTCATTAAGGGACCTTTTGGAGCACCAGCTCAAGACTACAAGAAGTatgacattctttttctcattGGTCTTGGAATTGGAGCCACCCCAATGATAAGCATCATCAAAGATATTCTGAACCATATGAAACTAAGAGACACTAAAATG GGAAACCGTAGAGGTCCTGGAAGAGCTTATTTCTATTGGGTGACGAGGGAACAAGCCTCCTTTGAATGGTTCAAAGGTGTCATGGATGATGTTGCAGAGTACGACCGTGAT AACTTGATAGAAATGCACAACTACTTGACTAGTGTGTATGAAGAAGGAGATGCAAGATCTGCACTAGTTGGCATGGTGCAGTCACTGCAGCATGCTAAAAATGGAGTAGATATTGTCTCAGAAAGCCGG ATAAGAACACATTTTGCAAGACCCAACTGGAGAAAAGTGTTCTCCCATTTGGCAGCCACGCACCAATCCTCACGAATTG GTGTATTCTACTGTGGAAGTGCAACACTTACCAAACAACTAAGGGAGCTTTGCCACGAATTCAGCCTAAACACGTCAACACGTTTCCAATTTCACAAGGAGAATTTCTAG
- the LOC127797021 gene encoding uncharacterized protein LOC127797021, whose protein sequence is MAIGRNCFKVLRFDSEFSSRKSMLSGRDELQRQSCLVDSDDDQFDDFDSGAGSDDFDLLELGEVGEEFCQVGDQTTCIPFELYDLPSLDNILSMDVWNECLSEEERLSLTGYLPDMDQETFMRTLKELFTGSNLHFGSPITNLFDMLKGGLYEPRVALYRQGLISFQRCQHYHFLHNFQNSMVNNLHQMKNAWLSCRGYSIEEKLRVLNIMKSQKSLMYENMEEFETDSSGRDEAGEDLWNKMLKDWKHALRTGHHSAHGAGSTLKHPSHGKQMPFEQGKFGKQTLKGKLRSAGSKTSSSKEKVTRFPSVHYDIGMRLGSNGSTLAVLPRKNKAMGYGLGDAIQMRGHARGDDDAEEKMYEVAVRGDQNSSRVSASEKNVAFKTRKRHQGMRANKYLVNEFMGLPGSMDNDLHDYGSSSTVNKLSDIKLLTTKPSNARISYDSRKKVKYSENVMQFPFEEQMRYGKIRAQNLSQRKGNQKELSEPVWKSKAQGESFSVDSTFKYGALNVKSEKGKMERKYADINVNDRLSQYEYGAKLSQGRARATFMQNGGQEAAAQRGSRTYGKGEETESDSSEQLHENEDDSPLMGSKQAYPQRVRGSFMRSGPRPKRSKKFNKDKENDAGSLDGFSHSGKMADPDEHPHTALGESYSLKAKKKAKMHDDIGQIQNSAAKPLEDGYLSGRLNGDDNQRQIYEFGNYDQLRGGDTEIFHISSSKANHAERRQKGEHGRVYSVHQSSYLNNYTVDDEEGSLETHQSAEDDGVSGRLRKKGEVREARQDDYYERIVPLSLEKKWKMKEDENCDEEDDNNYMYSTPQQLLDDMTSSKNWRKRKVEDYSVTFEMETFEQPVAEVGPADVKLEYSLQKKPFTLITPTVHTGFSFSIIHLLSAVHMAMITMLPEDPLEVGKHIDKNDERQKLGEEQDRKQGGTDGVHFHENLGDKSEYSVQLSVPSLTVQEIVSLVRSNPGDPCILETQEPLQDLVRGVLKILSSKTAPLGAKGWKPLVSYEKSTRSWSWVGPVSQSPSDPEAVEEVTSPEAWGLPHKMLVKLVDTFANWLKNSQETLQQIGSLPAPPLSVMQFNLDEKERFRDLRAQKSLSTINTSSEEVRTYFRKEEVLRYLIPDRAFSYTAADGRKSVVAPLRRGGGKPTSKARDHFMLKRDRPPHVTILCLVRDAAARLPGSIGTRADVCTLIRDSQYIEEDVSDAQVNQVVSGALDRLHYERDPCVQFDGEKKLWVYLHREREEEDFEDDGTSSTKKWKRQKRDAAELFDKGTVTVAYYEAGEQTGFGLSSDLDVGSQCIDEDKRMELI, encoded by the coding sequence ATGGCGATTGGCAGGAATTGCTTTAAGGTTTTGAGGTTTGATTCGGAGTTTTCATCTAGGAAGAGTATGTTGAGTGGGCGTGATGAGCTCCAGAGGCAGAGTTGTTTAGTTGATTCAGATGACGACCAGTTTGATGACTTTGATTCAGGAGCAGGATCAGATGACTTCGATTTGTTGGAATTGGGGGAAGTTGGGGAAGAGTTTTGTCAAGTTGGGGATCAGACTACTTGTATACCATTCGAGTTGTATGATCTTCCGAGCTTGGACAATATATTGTCCATGGATGTTTGGAATGAATGTTTGAGTGAGGAAGAAAGACTTAGTCTCACAGGATATCTTCCTGATATGGATCAAGAGACCTTCATGCGAACTCTGAAAGAGCTCTTTACAGGTTCCAATCTGCACTTTGGTAGTCCCATCACCAATCTGTTTGATATGTTGAAGGGGGGACTGTACGAGCCGAGAGTTGCTCTGTATCGACAgggtttaatttcttttcaGAGATGCCAGCACTATCACTTTCTTCATAACTTTCAAAACTCTATGGTCAATAATCTTCATCAGATGAAAAATGCTTGGCTTAGTTGTAGGGGATACAGCATTGAAGAGAAGCTTCGTGTATTAAACATAATGAAAAGTCAGAAGAGTTTAATGTATGAAAATATGGAAGAGTTCGAAACGGACTCCTCAGGAAGAGATGAAGCGGGGGAAGATTTGTGGAATAAAATGCTGAAGGATTGGAAACATGCACTGAGAACGGGTCATCATTCTGCACATGGGGCAGGTTCAACCTTGAAACATCCTTCCCATGGGAAGCAAATGCCCTTTGAACAGGGAAAATTTGGAAAGCAGACCCTGAAAGGAAAATTGAGGTCTGCTGGATCAAAAACTTCCTCTTCAAAAGAAAAAGTCACTCGCTTTCCTTCTGTTCACTATGATATAGGAATGAGACTAGGTTCAAATGGTTCAACACTGGCAGTTCTTCCTCGGAAAAATAAGGCAATGGGTTATGGTTTAGGGGATGCAATCCAGATGAGAGGTCATGCAAGAGGAGATGATGATGCTGAAGAGAAAATGTATGAAGTGGCTGTCCGGGGAGATCAAAACTCCTCTCGAGTCAGTGCTAGTGAAAAAAATGTTGCTTTTAAGACAAGAAAAAGGCATCAAGGCATGAGAGCCAATAAATATCTTGTCAACGAGTTCATGGGTTTGCCTGGGTCAATGGATAATGATTTACATGATTATGGCAGCAGCAGCACAGTGAATAAATTATCTGATATTAAACTCTTGACTACAAAACCATCTAATGCAAGAATTTCCTATGATTCCAGAAAAAAGGTCAAGTACTCAGAGAATGTTATGCAATTTCCATTTGAAGAACAGATGAGATATGGGAAAATCAGGGCTCAGAATTTGTCGCAAAGGAAAGGAAATCAAAAAGAGTTAAGTGAACCAGTTTGGAAAAGTAAAGCACAAGGAGAATCTTTCTCTGTTGATTCAACCTTTAAATATGGTGCTTTAAATGTTAAAAGTGAGAAGGGGAAGATGGAGAGAAAGTATGCTGATATTAATGTTAATGATAGGTTGTCTCAGTATGAGTATGGAGCCAAGTTGTCACAGGGGAGGGCCAGAGCAACTTTTATGCAGAATGGAGGCCAAGAGGCAGCTGCACAAAGGGGCAGTAGAACATATGGCAAAGGTGAGGAAACAGAATCAGACTCGTCAGAGCAACTCCATGAAAATGAGGATGACAGTCCTTTGATGGGGAGCAAGCAGGCTTACCCCCAGAGAGTCCGTGGTTCTTTCATGAGATCTGGTCCAAGGCCTAAAAggtctaaaaaatttaataaagatAAAGAGAATGATGCTGGGTCTCTTGATGGGTTTTCTCACTCTGGGAAGATGGCTGATCCTGATGAACATCCCCATACAGCTTTGGGAGAAAGCTACTCTTTGAAAGCAAAGAAAAAAGCTAAGATGCATGATGATATTGGTCAAATACAAAATTCTGCTGCTAAACCATTGGAAGATGGCTATCTCTCTGGTAGGTTAAATGGGGATGACAATCAGAGACAAATATATGAGTTTGGGAATTATGACCAGTTACGAGGTGGAGACACAGAAATATTTCACATATCCTCATCGAAGGCCAACCATGCAGAGAGAAGACAGAAAGGGGAACATGGACGTGTCTATTCTGTCCATCAGTCAagttatttgaataattatacTGTTGATGATGAGGAGGGTTCACTTGAAACACATCAATCAGCTGAGGATGATGGAGTTAGTGGTAGATTGCGGAAGAAAGGTGAAGTCAGGGAAGCACGTCAAGATGATTATTACGAAAGAATTGTCCCCTTATCATTGGAAAAGAAGTGGAAAATGAAGGAAGATGAGAATTGTGATGAGGAGGATGATAATAATTACATGTATTCTACCCCTCAGCAACTACTTGATGATATGACTTCTTCAAAGAattggagaaaaaggaaagtgGAGGATTACTCTGTTACTTTTGAGATGGAAACTTTTGAGCAACCTGTTGCAGAAGTGGGACCAGCAGATGTCAAGCTAGAATATAGTTTGCAGAAAAAGCCGTTTACTCTTATTACACCTACTGTGCATACTGGCTTCTCATTCTCCATTATACATCTTCTTTCAGCAGTTCATATGGCAATGATAACTATGCTTCCAGAAGATCCTTTAGAGGTTGGAAAGCATATTGATAAGAATGATGAAAGGCAGAAACTCGGGGAGGAGCAAGATAGAAAGCAGGGAGGGACAGATGGTGTCCACTTTCATGAGAACTTGGGAGACAAATCAGAGTATTCTGTGCAGCTTAGTGTCCCTTCTCTTACTGTTCAAGAAATTGTCAGCCTTGTGAGGTCAAATCCTGGAGATCCTTGTATTCTCGAAACTCAAGAACCACTTCAGGATTTAGTCAGAGGAGTTCTGAAAATATTGTCATCTAAAACAGCACCTTTAGGAGCAAAAGGATGGAAGCCACTTGTATCCTATGAGAAATCTACCAGAAGTTGGTCCTGGGTTGGACCAGTTTCTCAGAGTCCATCAGATCCTGAAGCTGTTGAGGAAGTGACATCTCCTGAAGCTTGGGGTCTTCCTCACAAGATGCTTGTGAAATTGGTTGACACATTTGCTAATTGGCTTAAAAATAGTCAAGAGACCCTTCAACAAATAGGAAGCCTTCCTGCCCCACCATTGTCAgtaatgcaatttaatttggatgagaaagaaagattcAGGGACCTAAGAGCCCAGAAGAGTTTAAGCACCATCAACACAAGCTCTGAAGAAGTGAGAACTTATTTTCGCAAAGAGGAAGTTCTCAGGTATTTAATTCCTGACCGGGCCTTTTCTTACACAGCTGCTGATGGTAGAAAATCTGTTGTTGCTCCATTGAGAAGAGGTGGTGGTAAGCCAACATCAAAAGCTCGTGATCATTTTATGCTGAAACGTGACCGACCGCCTCATGTGACCATTCTTTGTCTTGTGAGGGATGCAGCTGCGAGGTTGCCTGGAAGTATTGGTACCAGAGCAGATGTTTGTACTTTGATTAGAGACTCACAGTATATAGAAGAAGATGTCTCTGATGCCCAAGTCAATCAAGTTGTTAGTGGAGCCTTGGACCGTCTGCATTATGAACGTGATCCTTGTGTACAGTTTGATGGGGAAAAGAAATTGTGGGTTTATTTAcacagagaaagagaagaagaagattttgaGGATGATGGGACTTCATCTACAAAGAAATGGAAGAGGCAAAAGAGAGACGCTGCCGAGCTATTCGACAAGGGAACAGTGACAGTGGCTTATTATGAGGCCGGTGAACAAACAGGGTTTGGATTGAGTTCTGATCTTGATGTAGGGTCACAGTGCATTGATGAGGATAAGAGAATGGAACTTATATAA